One Clostridium sp. CM027 genomic window carries:
- a CDS encoding iron ABC transporter permease: MEKSIVTEHKKKMNRLIISSLLIVIGLIILFFGMVLSVSLGAKHIDLYTVFNSIFSDGVDINSKIIRDIRLPRMIAAALVGAFLAVSGAIMQGITRNPIADPSIMGITQGATFTIAIAFAMRANIGTSGLMFFAFIGASLSGVFVYILSSKSSKGVSPIKLILAGTALGTLLISLATAIAMYTNLSQQLSFWVGGGFVTAKWQGVKLLASVGAFGVIAAIIISPKITILSLGEDIAIGLGQKTNIIRFIGIVIVILLSGSSVAVAGNISFLGLIVPQIVRSLVGPDYRFIIPCSLILGADLLVYSDIAARMINQPYETPIGALTALLGVPFFIYIVRKEANSL, encoded by the coding sequence ATGGAAAAATCGATAGTTACAGAACATAAGAAAAAAATGAATAGACTAATCATAAGCTCATTATTAATTGTAATTGGACTTATTATATTATTTTTTGGTATGGTATTGTCCGTATCCCTGGGTGCAAAACATATAGACTTATATACAGTATTTAATAGCATATTTTCAGATGGCGTTGATATAAACTCAAAGATCATCCGTGATATAAGACTTCCCAGGATGATTGCAGCTGCTTTGGTTGGGGCTTTTTTAGCAGTGTCTGGTGCTATAATGCAAGGAATAACAAGGAATCCAATAGCTGACCCCTCTATAATGGGTATCACTCAAGGTGCAACTTTTACCATAGCTATAGCCTTTGCGATGAGGGCTAATATAGGGACTTCAGGACTGATGTTTTTTGCTTTTATCGGAGCTAGTTTAAGTGGTGTATTCGTGTATATATTAAGTTCAAAATCTAGCAAAGGTGTTAGTCCCATTAAACTTATTTTAGCAGGAACCGCTCTGGGAACTCTTTTAATATCTCTCGCAACCGCTATTGCAATGTATACTAATTTATCTCAGCAACTAAGCTTTTGGGTTGGTGGTGGATTTGTTACTGCAAAATGGCAAGGGGTAAAATTATTAGCCTCCGTTGGTGCCTTTGGTGTCATTGCCGCAATAATCATTTCTCCTAAAATAACCATTTTAAGCCTAGGGGAAGATATTGCCATAGGACTTGGTCAAAAGACAAATATCATAAGATTTATTGGTATAGTCATCGTAATATTACTTAGCGGTAGTTCAGTGGCTGTAGCCGGAAATATTTCTTTTCTTGGACTTATTGTGCCACAAATTGTAAGAAGTTTAGTTGGACCAGATTATAGATTTATAATCCCATGTTCACTAATACTCGGTGCGGATTTGCTAGTTTATAGCGATATAGCAGCTAGGATGATAAATCAGCCTTATGAAACTCCTATTGGGGCGCTAACAGCATTACTAGGTGTACCCTTCTTCATATATATTGTCAGAAAGGAGGCCAATTCATTATAA